Genomic window (Bacillus marinisedimentorum):
CATACAACCTTCTCGGACTTGGCACATATTTTACAGCCGGTGTCCAGGAAGTAAGGGCATGGACGTTCAAAAAGGGCATGAAAGCCCCGCAGGCAGCAGGCATCATTCATACGGACTTCGAGCGCGGCTTCATCCGGGCCGAAACCGTTTCATATGATGATCTTATTGCTGCCGGTTCAATGGCTGCCGCCAAAGAACAGGGCAAGGTCCGCCTTGAAGGGAAAGATTATATCGTCAAAGATGGCGATGTCATCCACTTCCGTTTCAACGTCTAGTAAAATCATTTTTGGCTCATATAACTAACGCACCTTTAAAATTGCAAAAATGATAGCAGGTTATTCTGGAGATTGCCCGTTCCTTTCCGCTGCAATCCACTCAGTTGTAAAATAATAAGTTTGCAAAAACTGATGAACAACTTTGATATGATGCACATCTCCACTGTGAATAGTTAAGGAAAACCGATCAGCACCCTTTCTTAGAAGGACTGTTCTTTTCATTCAAACGGATCAGGATTGCTTGTTTTTATACAAACCACGTGTTGAATAAAATAAAAGCGGGACATCTGTTCACGAGCAAGTTGATTGGAGCGGAAGGGGCTCGACTCCTGCGGGAATAGCGGGACAGCTGAGACCCCGCAGGCGCGTCAGCGACGAGGAGGCTCAGCGCCCGCCCCGCGGAAAGCGAGCCCCTGCAGCGGAAATCAACTTCCCGTCAAAAGTGCAAGGGTTGAAGATCAAATTCCTTTCTTAAACTAGATAATCTGAGCGTATCAATGGTTTCCATTTGATGTATTTACGCTGTTTGGCGAATGATCAACAACAAATTTTACAGAGTCCTGGCAAAAGAAAAAAGGGCTGAATCATACCATGGGGTTGTCTTTCACAATCCTTTTTGGTACAATACTATATTGTGAGTAATTAGCGAATTGCTCCTTGCTCCGTTACGGAGCCGTTTAGTCCAAAAGGAGGTGAAAAAGATGCGTAAATATGAAATCATGTACATCATCCGCCCGAACATCGAAGAAGAAGCACAAAAAGCGCTTGTTGAGCGTTTCAATGGCATTCTTGCTGACAATGGTGCGGAGGTTGAAAAGACAACTGAAATGGGAAAGCGCCGTCTCGCATATGAGATCAACGACTTCCGTGAAGGTTTCTACATGCTTCTGAACGTGTCTTCAAACAATGAGGCGATCAACGAATTCGAACGTCTTGCACGTATTAACGAAGACATGCTTCGCCATATCGTTGTAAAAGAAGAAGAGTAATAGCAATTAGGGAGGGGTTCTGATGCTTAATCGCGTCGTTCTTGTGGGCAGATTAACTAAAGACCCGGAATTGCGTTACACCCCGAGCGGAGTGGCCGTGGCGAACTTCACACTTGCTGTGAACCGTCCTTTCACCAACCAGCAGGGGGAGCGCGAAGCCGACTTTATCAATTGCGTCATCTGGCGCAGGCAGGCTGAAAATGTGGCGAACTTCCTTAAAAAGGGAAGCCTCGCAGGTGTGGACGGCCGCATTCAAACACGAAACTTTGAAGGCCAGGATGGCAAAAGAGTATTCATGACTGAAGTGGTGGCTGAAAGTGTCCAATTCCTTGAGCCGAAAGGAAGCGGCGGAGGCCCTTCAACAGGTGGCAGCCAATATGGGGGCCCGCAAGGACAAGGTCAGAACCCGTTTAATAATAACAATAACAACAATAGAAAAAATGAAGGCTATACGAAAATGGATGACGATCCATTCTCCGGAGACGGTCAGCCGATCGATATCTCCGATGATGATCTCCCATTTTAATACGCCTTTTCATACGGAAAACGGAAAAGAAAGGAAGGTGTAGCAAATGGCAGGACGTCGTGGACGCGGTAAACGCCGGAAAGTGTGTTTCTTCACTTCAAACGGCATTACCCACATCGATTACAAAGACGTGGATCTTCTTAAAAGGTTCGTATCAGAACGCGGCAAGATTCTTCCTCGTCGTGTGACAGGAACTTCTGCAAAGTACCAGCGCAAATTGACTATCGCAATCAAGCGCGCTCGTCAAATGGCACTGTTGCCGTACGTGACCGATTAATTTTAAATCAAGAAAGCACAGTAGGGGAAGACTCTATTGTGCTTTTTCTTTTTAAGGAAAGTATAAAATTTTAGCGTTGAGGATTTAAAGCCAAAAGGGATTCGTCCAGCTCCAGGCGCCTGCGGCTATCGTCATAAGCTGGTGCCTTGCGCATTTCGATTGTCCAGCTGCGAGCCCTAGCGGCTAACGTCATAAGCATTGCCGCCCCATGAAGGGGAAAAGCGCCCTTCCTGGTACGGCCCTGCTTATGCGTACGCCGCTGACCAAGGGCTCTCCGCATTTCTGGATGTTCGGCTGCGAGCCAGGACCTCGCCATGCATGAAAAAAGGAGTTCCGGCGTGAAAGCCGGGTTGAACGGCGTGAAACAGCTGCTCCGGCGTGAAAGTTGGACTCTACGGCATGAAATATGGGAGATTACGCGTGAAACGGTGAGAGTTTGGCGTGAAAGAACCCGGATGCCGCGCGAAAGCGCAGCCCCTGATTGCAGTTGTTCGTAAACGGCGTGAAAAGCCGGGGATATAGCGCGAAGGAACAGTCATCTGGCGAGAAATGCGAAGAAAAGTAATAGTCTTTTTATAAAATGAGACAAATCCGGCAGGTTATCGGGCCTAAATGGTTTGAGTGATCCTGTATATGAGAATATAGCCCGGTTTTGGCCGTCAGCTTGCTTGAAACGGTGGAAGAACGTGCAACGGGGTACTCAGGCTGTGCTGGCATCATATTGGGATGTGGATCGGCTGCTCCACTCCGGGAGGGAAAAGAGCCTCATTGCTGATACCCCCGCATATGCGTACGCCGCTAAGCGTACGCCTTGCGCATTTGTTTTTTTCGGGGCAGCCTCTTCCAAAATCAATCCTAATTTTTCGTAAGTTGAAACATGGGAGAGAAAAACATAAAATAAGATAAGGTTTCGTATATGATGGTATCATGAGATGACTAAGAATATTAGTATAGATGTCAGCGGTTGAATGACAGGATCCCTCAAATCTTGTTCGCTGCAATGATCGATCTATCCATATAGAAGGTGAAAAAGTGAAATCAACGAGAGTTTTGACTGAAGGTGCTGTCCTGCTGGCCATATACGCGGTGCTGCTTGGACTTTCCCTGTATTTGCCGGTGGTCGGCCCTTTTCTGATCGTTATGCTTCCTGTCCCATTTGTCGTATATGTCGTGCGGCATGATTTGAAAGCGGGTATATTTTTTGGCCTGCTGGCACTCGTTATTACCGCCCTCATCGGAACCGTCCTTTCCTTGCCGGCAACGTTTTTATTCGGCAGTGCCGGCCTGGTGATGGGCTATCTGTATAAAAAAGAACAAAGCGCCTTCTCTGTACTGATTGGCGGCACCCTTGCCTATATCGCCGGCCTTGTGCTCACGTACGCCCTTAGCACCCTGCTTTTCAACTTGAATCCGATTGAAGAAGTGAAAATGACGCTGGAAGGTTCGATGGAAATGACGGAGGGCATGCTGTCCTCACTTGGGCAGGATGCTGAAGAGCAGATGGAAATGCTGAAGGAATCGTTTGAACTGATGCAGTATTTGCTTCCAACGGTGATTGTGACCCTCGGCATCATCCTTGCGGTCCTGACACAGTCGGTATCTTCGATGGTGTTGAAAAGGCTGAAGTACAGTCCTTCGGTATGGCCGCCTTTTCGGGAATGGCGCTTTCCGAGAAGCTTGATCTGGTACTATTTACTGGCCGCTGTGTTAATGATGGTCGGCCTGGAAACAGGTTCCGCCGTTTATGTAGCTGTGCTCAATGTTTACATGCTTCTGCAGTTCATCATTACGGTTCAAGGGTTTTCATTCATTTTTTTCTATTTCCATGCCAAAAACATGTCAAAAGGTGTGCCGATCGTAATCGTGATTTTTTCCTTTTTGCTTCCAGCAATACTCCTTTATCTTGTTCGAATCTTAGGTATAATTGACTTAGGTTTCGATTTGCGAAAAAAATTCAGGGAGCAGTGAAATAAGGTTTACCAATTCGTGTAGGAGCTGACGTTATGTCAAATTTTATCCGCGATAAATGGCTGAGCTATCCGATGTTCATCCTT
Coding sequences:
- the rpsR gene encoding 30S ribosomal protein S18, translated to MAGRRGRGKRRKVCFFTSNGITHIDYKDVDLLKRFVSERGKILPRRVTGTSAKYQRKLTIAIKRARQMALLPYVTD
- a CDS encoding YybS family protein, producing the protein MKSTRVLTEGAVLLAIYAVLLGLSLYLPVVGPFLIVMLPVPFVVYVVRHDLKAGIFFGLLALVITALIGTVLSLPATFLFGSAGLVMGYLYKKEQSAFSVLIGGTLAYIAGLVLTYALSTLLFNLNPIEEVKMTLEGSMEMTEGMLSSLGQDAEEQMEMLKESFELMQYLLPTVIVTLGIILAVLTQSVSSMVLKRLKYSPSVWPPFREWRFPRSLIWYYLLAAVLMMVGLETGSAVYVAVLNVYMLLQFIITVQGFSFIFFYFHAKNMSKGVPIVIVIFSFLLPAILLYLVRILGIIDLGFDLRKKFREQ
- the rpsF gene encoding 30S ribosomal protein S6, whose translation is MRKYEIMYIIRPNIEEEAQKALVERFNGILADNGAEVEKTTEMGKRRLAYEINDFREGFYMLLNVSSNNEAINEFERLARINEDMLRHIVVKEEE
- the ssb gene encoding single-stranded DNA-binding protein, which produces MLNRVVLVGRLTKDPELRYTPSGVAVANFTLAVNRPFTNQQGEREADFINCVIWRRQAENVANFLKKGSLAGVDGRIQTRNFEGQDGKRVFMTEVVAESVQFLEPKGSGGGPSTGGSQYGGPQGQGQNPFNNNNNNNRKNEGYTKMDDDPFSGDGQPIDISDDDLPF